In Alloyangia pacifica, the following proteins share a genomic window:
- a CDS encoding SDR family oxidoreductase: MTLLITGANRGIGAALVKTLSARGHEVLGTARHTPGLLPLDVSDPASPKALAEHLGESKLDALICNAGVYLDKPEPLDTGYPPEMWAEMFAVNVTGVFLTVQAMLPLLERAETPKIMIISSQMGSNALAKGNALIYRASKAAALNLGTNLAAALKPRGIAVGIYHPGWVSTEMGGSGAELTPEQSAAGLADRLDALSLGTTGCFETWDGRAHAY; encoded by the coding sequence ATCACCGGCGCGAACCGCGGCATAGGCGCGGCGCTCGTAAAGACACTCTCGGCGCGTGGGCACGAGGTGCTGGGCACGGCGCGACACACCCCCGGGCTGCTGCCGCTCGACGTGAGCGACCCGGCCTCGCCGAAGGCACTGGCCGAGCACCTCGGCGAGAGCAAGCTCGACGCGCTGATCTGCAACGCCGGGGTCTACCTCGACAAGCCGGAACCGCTCGACACCGGCTACCCGCCCGAGATGTGGGCCGAAATGTTCGCGGTCAATGTCACCGGGGTCTTCCTGACGGTGCAAGCGATGCTGCCGCTGCTGGAACGGGCCGAGACGCCGAAGATCATGATCATCTCCTCGCAGATGGGCTCGAACGCGCTGGCCAAGGGTAACGCGCTGATCTACCGCGCCAGCAAGGCCGCGGCGCTGAATCTCGGCACCAACCTTGCCGCCGCGCTGAAGCCGCGAGGCATCGCCGTGGGCATCTATCACCCCGGCTGGGTGAGCACCGAGATGGGGGGCAGCGGCGCCGAACTCACCCCCGAGCAATCCGCCGCCGGGCTCGCCGATCGGCTCGACGCGCTGAGCCTTGGGACCACGGGCTGCTTCGAAACCTGGGACGGCCGCGCGCACGCCTACTGA